The following proteins are encoded in a genomic region of Clostridium kluyveri:
- the ilvB gene encoding biosynthetic-type acetolactate synthase large subunit has translation MKVAEAVIQCLKQENVRMVFGYPGATVVPIYEAFRRSDIEHVLVRQEQGAGHCASGYARATGEVGVCVVTSGPGATNVITAIAAAYMDSIPLVIITGQVKSVLIGKDVFQEVDITGATESFTKYNFLVKDAESIPKTIKEAFYIANTGRKGPVLIDIPTDIMEEDIDFEYPESVNIRGYKPTTKGHLKQINKVLDRLKTSEKPIICVGGGVILGKAEKELKEFVEKSHIPVIHTLMGKGSMNENSEYYVGLIGTHGFAYANKAAENSDVLILIGARASDRTTFGVKTFAKNADIIHIDIDPAEIGKNLDTYIPIVGDCANILAELTKEISPIETKNWLNEIKEWKESLKVVRKPTDKVNPKYVLKVVSDMVEEDAILTADVGQNQLWCARNFRITGDRKLLTSGGLGTMGYSLPAAIGAKLACPDKRVIAFAGDGGFQMSVFELGTVTEKNVNLIIVVFNNSGLGMVREIQNNRSLDEFGVNFRTNPDFIKLSEAYGLLAKRVANDNEFEEVFKEALNSDRAFLIECIVDPHERTF, from the coding sequence ATGAAAGTTGCTGAAGCAGTTATCCAATGTTTAAAACAAGAAAATGTGAGAATGGTATTTGGGTATCCTGGTGCTACAGTAGTTCCTATATATGAAGCTTTTAGGAGATCAGATATTGAACATGTACTTGTAAGACAGGAACAGGGTGCAGGACATTGCGCTAGCGGGTATGCTAGGGCTACAGGAGAAGTGGGAGTCTGTGTCGTTACCTCAGGCCCTGGTGCAACAAATGTTATTACAGCCATTGCTGCGGCATATATGGATTCTATTCCTCTTGTTATCATTACAGGTCAGGTTAAGTCCGTATTAATTGGAAAAGATGTGTTTCAGGAAGTAGATATTACAGGTGCTACAGAATCTTTTACAAAATATAATTTTCTTGTAAAAGATGCAGAATCCATACCTAAGACTATAAAAGAAGCTTTTTATATAGCAAATACTGGCAGAAAAGGACCTGTACTTATAGATATACCTACGGATATAATGGAAGAAGATATTGACTTTGAATATCCTGAAAGTGTTAATATAAGAGGATATAAACCTACTACCAAAGGACACTTAAAACAGATAAATAAAGTATTAGACAGACTTAAAACCAGTGAAAAGCCAATTATCTGTGTGGGTGGAGGAGTTATACTGGGAAAAGCTGAAAAAGAACTAAAAGAGTTTGTGGAAAAATCTCACATACCTGTTATACATACTCTTATGGGAAAAGGGAGCATGAATGAAAATAGTGAATATTATGTGGGCTTAATAGGGACTCATGGCTTTGCCTATGCAAATAAGGCCGCTGAAAATTCAGATGTTTTAATACTTATTGGAGCTAGAGCCTCAGATAGAACTACCTTTGGCGTGAAAACTTTTGCCAAAAATGCAGATATAATTCATATAGATATTGACCCTGCAGAAATAGGAAAAAATTTGGATACTTATATTCCAATAGTTGGAGACTGTGCTAATATTTTAGCGGAGTTAACAAAAGAAATATCACCTATAGAAACTAAGAATTGGCTGAATGAGATTAAAGAATGGAAAGAAAGCTTAAAGGTAGTTAGAAAACCTACAGATAAGGTAAACCCTAAATATGTTTTAAAGGTTGTATCTGACATGGTAGAAGAAGATGCTATTTTAACAGCAGATGTAGGTCAAAATCAACTCTGGTGTGCACGTAATTTTAGAATAACAGGAGATAGAAAGCTTTTGACATCTGGGGGACTTGGTACCATGGGATATTCCCTTCCAGCAGCTATTGGAGCCAAGCTTGCTTGTCCAGATAAGAGAGTTATAGCTTTTGCAGGTGATGGTGGATTCCAGATGAGTGTATTTGAACTGGGTACCGTTACTGAAAAAAATGTAAATCTAATTATAGTGGTTTTCAATAATTCAGGACTTGGTATGGTTAGAGAAATTCAAAATAATAGATCCCTTGATGAGTTTGGGGTTAACTTTAGAACTAATCCAGACTTTATTAAACTATCGGAAGCCTATGGATTACTAGCAAAAAGAGTGGCAAATGATAATGAATTTGAGGAAGTTTTTAAGGAAGCTTTAAATTCAGACAGAGCATTTTTAATAGAGTGTATTGTTGATCCACATGAAAGAACTTTTTAG
- the metA gene encoding homoserine O-acetyltransferase MetA, whose product MPIKIKDDLPAVEILNSENIFIMPENVAFHQDIRPLKIAILNLMPIKITTEVQLLRLIGNTALQIEVELLHLKTHVCKNTSEEYLTNFYRTFDEIKNEKFDGLIITGAPIEQLEFSKVNYWEELKEIMEWSKYHVYSTLHICWGAQAGLYYHYGIPKYILKEKLFGVFKHEVTEEKEKLVRGFDDEFYVPHSRYTEVKKEDIEKVKELTILAQSKEAGVYLILDNKGRRIFVTGHSEYDPFTLKDEYMRDISKGEHIKIPKNYFPDDNPDKKPVVKWRSHADLLFSNWLNYYVYQETPYDLSEMPPSFL is encoded by the coding sequence ATGCCAATAAAGATAAAAGATGACCTACCTGCTGTTGAAATTTTAAATAGTGAAAATATATTTATTATGCCTGAAAATGTAGCTTTTCATCAAGATATAAGACCGCTTAAAATTGCTATTTTAAATCTTATGCCAATTAAAATTACTACGGAGGTTCAATTGCTGAGACTTATAGGTAATACTGCACTGCAAATTGAGGTTGAATTACTCCATTTAAAAACTCATGTCTGTAAAAATACTTCAGAAGAGTATTTAACCAATTTTTACAGAACTTTTGATGAGATAAAAAATGAAAAATTTGACGGATTAATTATTACGGGAGCTCCAATAGAACAGTTGGAATTTTCTAAGGTTAATTACTGGGAAGAATTGAAAGAGATAATGGAGTGGAGCAAATATCATGTATACTCTACATTACATATATGTTGGGGGGCACAAGCTGGATTATACTATCATTATGGTATACCAAAGTACATATTAAAAGAAAAGTTATTTGGGGTATTTAAACATGAAGTTACAGAGGAAAAAGAAAAATTAGTACGAGGATTTGATGATGAATTTTATGTACCCCATTCTAGGTATACAGAAGTGAAAAAAGAAGATATTGAAAAAGTTAAGGAATTAACTATACTGGCACAATCTAAAGAAGCAGGAGTTTATCTGATTTTGGACAACAAAGGAAGAAGGATTTTTGTAACAGGCCATTCAGAATATGATCCTTTTACATTAAAAGATGAATATATGAGAGATATTTCAAAAGGTGAACATATAAAAATACCTAAAAACTATTTTCCAGATGATAATCCAGATAAAAAGCCTGTAGTAAAATGGAGAAGTCATGCGGATTTGCTGTTTTCAAATTGGCTTAATTATTATGTTTATCAGGAAACACCTTATGATTTAAGTGAAATGCCGCCTTCTTTTTTATAA
- a CDS encoding RNA polymerase sigma factor → MMDDEKNTGVDDIKSIDRMCGATWETLYRFIYFKVQNREEAEDITQETYFKAISYIQKNNIKVDKFIGFLKTISLNILRDKWRKSKRQGSIVNFDNINPESASVEDCTEDMAQREVIQNALKLLNEEQRTVIELRILKGFSVEDTARQMNKKEGNIRVLQYRALQNLTKILKDEH, encoded by the coding sequence ATGATGGATGATGAAAAGAATACTGGGGTAGATGACATAAAATCTATTGACAGGATGTGTGGGGCTACCTGGGAAACGCTGTATCGTTTTATATACTTTAAAGTGCAAAATCGTGAAGAAGCTGAAGATATTACTCAGGAAACTTATTTTAAGGCTATTTCATATATACAAAAAAATAATATAAAAGTGGATAAATTTATAGGTTTCTTAAAAACTATTTCACTAAATATCCTGAGAGATAAATGGCGTAAAAGCAAACGGCAGGGCAGCATAGTTAACTTTGACAATATAAACCCGGAGTCAGCGTCAGTGGAAGATTGCACAGAGGATATGGCACAGCGTGAAGTTATACAAAATGCATTAAAGCTTTTAAATGAGGAACAGCGCACTGTTATTGAACTGAGAATATTAAAAGGATTCTCCGTAGAGGATACTGCAAGGCAGATGAATAAAAAAGAGGGCAATATCCGGGTTTTACAATATAGGGCATTACAAAACCTTACAAAAATTCTCAAGGATGAGCATTAA
- a CDS encoding purine-nucleoside phosphorylase, whose protein sequence is MDLNMKVKETVEYINFNIKTTPKIGIILGSGLGDMAEEIEEPRICNYNEIPHFPVSTVEGHKNRFVIGNLEGKYVIAMQGRFHYYEGYSMEEVTFPIRVMKKLGVEILIVTNAAGGVNKNYKSGELMLINDHINLSGQNPLIGQNLKDFGTRFPDMSEAYDKELIKIAKNAALQLNIQLQQGVYVYMSGPSYETPAEINMLRVLGGDAVGMSTVPEVITANHSGMKVMGISCVTNMAAGILRQPLSHDDVIKTSSMVSENLKLLLRKILREL, encoded by the coding sequence ATGGATTTGAATATGAAGGTAAAAGAAACAGTGGAGTATATAAACTTTAATATAAAAACCACCCCTAAGATAGGAATTATACTGGGATCAGGGTTGGGAGACATGGCAGAGGAGATTGAAGAACCTAGAATTTGTAATTATAATGAAATACCACATTTTCCTGTTTCTACAGTGGAAGGACATAAGAATAGATTTGTTATAGGAAATCTTGAAGGTAAATATGTAATTGCAATGCAGGGAAGGTTTCATTATTATGAGGGGTATTCAATGGAAGAGGTAACTTTTCCAATCAGGGTAATGAAAAAATTGGGAGTAGAAATTCTCATAGTTACTAATGCTGCAGGAGGAGTAAATAAAAATTATAAAAGCGGGGAGCTTATGCTTATAAACGACCATATAAATTTATCTGGACAGAATCCACTTATAGGACAAAACTTAAAGGACTTTGGAACTAGATTTCCAGATATGTCCGAGGCCTATGATAAAGAACTTATAAAAATAGCCAAAAATGCAGCTCTTCAATTAAATATACAGCTGCAGCAGGGAGTATATGTATACATGAGTGGACCAAGTTATGAAACACCTGCCGAAATAAATATGTTAAGAGTACTAGGAGGAGACGCAGTAGGCATGTCTACAGTTCCAGAAGTCATTACAGCAAATCATAGTGGTATGAAAGTTATGGGAATATCCTGTGTAACTAATATGGCGGCAGGAATACTCAGGCAGCCCTTAAGTCATGATGATGTTATAAAAACTTCATCTATGGTATCTGAAAATTTAAAATTACTTTTAAGAAAAATATTGAGAGAACTATAA
- a CDS encoding SDR family oxidoreductase, which yields MKFYYPYLGYKRECKEVPIAFPPQHQPVQPGLEYIMCPRPIFNNPDYRGSGKLQHKVVLITGGDSGIGRAVSLAFAKEGADIAIVYFNEHRDARETKELVENEGSKCILIPGDLREESFCKQIVEDTVSAFGCLDVLINNAGVQFPQSRLEDISTEQLEDTFRTNIFPLFHVTKAALPHLKKGSVIINTASITAYAGSKLLIDYSSTKGAIVSFTRSLSLSLVSRGIRVNGVAPGPVWTPLQPSSYSAEYITTFGTDTPMKRAGQPVELAPVYVYLASDDSTYVTGQIFHVNGGGFIGS from the coding sequence GTGAAGTTTTACTATCCATACTTAGGTTATAAAAGAGAATGCAAGGAGGTACCCATAGCATTCCCACCCCAGCATCAACCTGTTCAGCCGGGACTTGAATATATTATGTGTCCAAGACCAATATTTAACAATCCTGATTACAGGGGAAGCGGCAAGTTACAACATAAGGTTGTCTTGATTACAGGTGGAGACAGCGGTATAGGGAGAGCTGTGTCACTAGCTTTTGCAAAAGAAGGAGCAGATATTGCCATTGTATATTTTAATGAACATAGGGATGCAAGAGAAACAAAAGAACTGGTAGAAAATGAAGGTAGTAAGTGCATTTTAATTCCTGGGGATTTGAGAGAAGAATCTTTTTGCAAACAAATAGTTGAAGATACTGTTTCTGCTTTTGGATGCTTAGATGTACTAATTAATAATGCAGGGGTACAATTTCCACAGAGTAGACTGGAAGATATTAGTACGGAGCAGTTGGAGGATACTTTCCGTACTAATATATTTCCATTATTTCATGTTACTAAGGCAGCTCTACCTCATCTTAAAAAGGGAAGTGTAATTATAAACACAGCTTCCATTACTGCCTATGCAGGCAGTAAACTCCTTATTGATTACTCATCAACTAAAGGTGCCATTGTAAGTTTTACCCGCTCATTATCCCTTTCTCTGGTATCAAGAGGCATACGTGTTAATGGTGTAGCTCCAGGGCCTGTTTGGACTCCTCTTCAACCTTCAAGTTATTCAGCAGAATATATTACAACTTTTGGTACGGATACTCCTATGAAGAGAGCAGGACAGCCCGTTGAACTTGCACCAGTATATGTTTATCTGGCATCTGATGATTCCACTTATGTTACGGGACAAATATTTCATGTAAATGGTGGAGGATTTATAGGTTCTTAA
- the ilvN gene encoding acetolactate synthase small subunit yields MKKHILSILVENHSGVLSKVAGLFSRRGYNIHSLTVGITEDPEISRITIVSIGDDYEVEQISKQLNKLIEVIKIIDLTDDPSVYRELSLVKVSAEPSNKLIIMETVNTFRGNIVDMDEKSMMIEITGDEDKISAFIEIMKPYGIKEIVRTGLTALQRGGCKA; encoded by the coding sequence ATAAAAAAGCATATATTATCAATATTAGTAGAAAATCATTCAGGTGTTTTGAGTAAAGTAGCTGGCCTGTTCAGTAGAAGGGGATATAATATCCACAGTCTTACAGTAGGAATCACAGAGGATCCTGAAATATCCAGGATAACCATTGTATCTATTGGGGATGACTATGAGGTGGAACAGATTAGTAAACAGCTGAATAAGTTAATTGAAGTTATAAAAATAATAGATTTAACAGATGATCCTTCAGTGTATAGGGAACTTTCACTGGTAAAGGTGTCTGCAGAGCCAAGTAATAAATTGATAATTATGGAGACTGTAAATACTTTTAGGGGAAATATAGTTGATATGGATGAAAAGAGTATGATGATTGAAATAACTGGAGATGAAGATAAAATATCCGCTTTTATTGAAATCATGAAACCTTATGGGATCAAAGAAATTGTACGTACAGGACTTACAGCTCTTCAAAGAGGAGGATGTAAAGCATAA
- the adhE gene encoding bifunctional acetaldehyde-CoA/alcohol dehydrogenase, which translates to MKVTNVEELMEKLEKVREAQEKFSTYTQEQVDEIFKHAAMAANSARIKLAKMAVEETGMGIVEDKVIKNHFVSEYVYNKYKDEQTCGVLERDEGFGMVRIAEPVGVIAAVVPTTNPTSTAIFKALIALKTRNGIVFSPHPRAKRSTVAAAKIVLDAAVEAGAPAEIIGWIDEPSIELSQLVMKEADLILATGGPGMVRAAYSSGKPAIGVGPGNTPVIIDDSANIKMAVNSILLSKSFDHGVICASEQSVMVLDGVYEEVRKEFSERGGYILKNDEIDKVRKTILVNGSISPDIVGQSACKIAEMAGVKVPERTKILIGEVDSVELEEPFSREKLSPVLAMYRVKNFNDGLEKAARLVELGGIGHTSVLYVNTMTQKEKVEKFGEAMKTGRTLINMPSAQGAIGDLYNFKLAPSLTLGCGSWGGNSISENVGPKHLLNIKSIAERRENMLWFRVPEKIYFKYGSLGVALKELKTMHKKKAFIVTDKVLYQLGYTDSITKILGEMGVGYKIFTDVEPDPTLATAKKGSSEMLEYNPDTIISVGGGSAMDAAKIMWVMYEHPEIKFEDLAMRFMDIRKRVYTFPKMGEKAMMISVATSAGTGSEVTPFTVITDEKTGAKYPLADYELTPDMAIIDAELMMNMPKGLTAASGIDALTHALEAYVSVMASEYTNGLALEAIRLIFNYLPLAYAEGTTNVKAREKMAHASTMAGMAFANAFLGVCHSMAHKLGAAHHIPHGIANALMIDEVIKFNAVNDPRKQAIFPQYKYPNAKWRYARIVDHLQLGGNSEDEKVGLLIKAIDELKEKINIPKTIREAGVAEKKFYATLDDMSEQAFDDQCTGANPRYPLISEIKQMYINAFDKVSPVVEEEKLKIPVAKR; encoded by the coding sequence ATGAAAGTTACAAATGTTGAGGAATTAATGGAAAAATTAGAAAAGGTAAGAGAGGCACAGGAGAAATTTTCTACTTATACTCAGGAACAGGTAGATGAGATTTTCAAACATGCAGCTATGGCAGCCAATAGTGCCAGAATAAAACTTGCTAAAATGGCTGTAGAAGAAACTGGCATGGGAATTGTAGAAGATAAAGTTATTAAAAACCATTTTGTTTCAGAATATGTGTACAATAAATATAAGGATGAACAGACCTGCGGAGTTTTAGAAAGAGATGAAGGCTTTGGTATGGTTAGAATTGCAGAACCTGTAGGTGTTATTGCAGCAGTTGTGCCCACTACAAATCCCACCTCTACGGCAATATTTAAGGCACTAATAGCCCTTAAAACTCGAAATGGCATAGTTTTTTCACCTCATCCTAGAGCTAAAAGATCAACTGTTGCTGCAGCAAAAATAGTCCTTGATGCTGCAGTTGAGGCAGGGGCACCGGCAGAAATTATAGGATGGATAGATGAGCCGTCAATTGAACTTTCTCAGTTAGTAATGAAGGAGGCAGATTTAATTCTTGCTACAGGCGGGCCAGGTATGGTTAGAGCAGCTTATTCATCGGGAAAACCTGCCATAGGAGTTGGCCCTGGAAATACCCCTGTTATAATTGATGACAGCGCAAATATTAAAATGGCAGTAAATTCCATACTTCTTTCAAAAAGCTTTGACCATGGTGTAATTTGTGCTTCGGAACAGTCGGTAATGGTACTAGATGGAGTATATGAGGAAGTAAGGAAGGAATTTTCGGAAAGAGGAGGCTATATACTGAAAAATGATGAAATAGATAAGGTCAGAAAGACTATTTTAGTCAATGGAAGCATAAGCCCTGATATTGTTGGACAGAGTGCTTGTAAAATAGCAGAAATGGCAGGAGTGAAAGTGCCTGAGAGAACAAAGATACTTATAGGTGAAGTAGATTCTGTAGAACTTGAAGAACCATTCTCCCGTGAAAAATTATCTCCGGTTCTTGCTATGTACAGGGTTAAAAATTTCAATGATGGTCTGGAAAAGGCAGCAAGACTGGTTGAATTGGGAGGCATAGGCCATACTTCTGTACTTTATGTAAATACTATGACCCAAAAAGAAAAAGTGGAAAAATTCGGTGAAGCTATGAAGACAGGCAGAACCCTTATAAATATGCCGTCAGCACAGGGAGCTATAGGCGATTTATATAACTTTAAACTGGCTCCCTCATTGACTCTTGGTTGTGGTTCCTGGGGAGGAAACTCCATATCGGAAAATGTTGGACCAAAACATTTATTGAATATAAAAAGTATTGCTGAGAGGAGAGAAAATATGCTTTGGTTTAGAGTTCCTGAAAAAATTTATTTTAAATATGGTTCACTTGGAGTTGCCTTGAAAGAATTAAAGACTATGCATAAGAAGAAGGCCTTCATAGTAACAGATAAAGTTCTTTATCAATTAGGATATACAGATAGTATTACAAAAATTCTTGGAGAAATGGGAGTAGGTTATAAAATATTTACAGATGTGGAACCAGATCCAACCCTTGCCACAGCTAAAAAAGGTTCATCAGAAATGCTTGAATACAATCCAGATACTATTATATCAGTTGGCGGCGGCTCCGCAATGGATGCTGCAAAAATTATGTGGGTGATGTACGAACATCCTGAAATAAAATTTGAAGACCTGGCCATGAGATTTATGGATATAAGAAAGAGAGTTTATACATTCCCTAAGATGGGCGAAAAAGCTATGATGATTTCGGTGGCTACATCTGCAGGAACAGGATCAGAGGTTACTCCGTTTACAGTAATTACTGATGAAAAAACAGGAGCCAAATACCCTCTGGCGGATTATGAATTAACACCAGATATGGCTATAATTGATGCAGAGCTTATGATGAATATGCCAAAGGGACTAACTGCAGCATCGGGTATAGATGCACTCACCCACGCCCTGGAGGCTTATGTATCTGTAATGGCTTCAGAATATACCAATGGGCTGGCACTTGAAGCAATAAGATTGATATTTAATTATTTACCACTGGCTTATGCGGAAGGAACTACTAATGTAAAAGCCAGAGAAAAAATGGCACATGCTTCAACTATGGCAGGTATGGCATTTGCCAATGCATTTTTGGGAGTATGCCACTCCATGGCCCACAAATTAGGAGCAGCACACCATATACCTCATGGAATTGCCAATGCACTTATGATAGATGAAGTTATAAAATTTAATGCAGTAAATGATCCGAGAAAACAGGCAATATTTCCTCAGTATAAATACCCCAATGCCAAGTGGAGATATGCCAGAATAGTTGATCATCTGCAGTTAGGCGGAAATAGTGAAGATGAAAAGGTAGGACTTTTGATAAAGGCAATAGATGAGCTAAAGGAAAAGATAAACATTCCTAAAACCATCAGAGAGGCAGGAGTTGCGGAGAAAAAATTTTATGCTACCTTAGATGATATGTCGGAACAGGCCTTTGATGATCAGTGCACAGGGGCAAATCCAAGGTATCCGCTTATAAGTGAAATAAAACAGATGTATATAAATGCCTTTGATAAAGTAAGTCCTGTTGTAGAAGAAGAAAAACTAAAGATACCTGTGGCAAAAAGGTAG
- a CDS encoding LolA family protein, which yields MTDKEKKLTDYIDSLNNEKKPKEHGNAADTPEMEELFETVRLVRSLKEPALPEDNYVKNLANNVSKQLLREKALKRSGKRRLLGIASAAAAVALIVILNILRPFGKLDMVYAMEKAFQEVKAYHGVLQVVETNAQGKSVVQSKIEVWADKEGKYYVKGLEGSQKDVITVNNGQKKWQIQPGQKEVEVLAAFPDPYSFTFELGKEIDDVKNALETKIVGEEKVSGRAAIIMEVTPKGGIPYKIWIDKDTKMPLQKQSAMQYSIQYKVCYTNIDFIETIPKELLAYNVPKEFKEIDTNTEQIVNSLEDVKEILRFTPTIPEDVPSSFVQNNISIVNDAKVVKINYTSKDNKKKVVILQKKSDSEFKPASMAALGKVNNNIAEIQSPIQSEAGVLQGQGAYADITGISSVRWKQDGFEYAVVGNTYLEELEVFIKGLTSGIVDISSKEQSSDKPQIEVPVDLKVEEQEQRNVDVGHSPWKLDPVFVAQVFASLKISPEGIQGEYPIKYEELKMIENTGKEAIVEVGGDKTTIKRVYLKRLIREDNTGIWTVVGYDPLKNQ from the coding sequence ATGACTGATAAAGAAAAGAAATTAACAGATTATATTGATAGTTTAAATAATGAAAAAAAGCCTAAAGAACATGGAAACGCAGCAGATACACCTGAAATGGAGGAACTTTTTGAAACTGTAAGGTTAGTACGCAGTTTAAAAGAGCCAGCTCTTCCAGAAGATAATTATGTTAAAAATTTAGCTAATAATGTAAGTAAGCAGCTTCTGAGAGAAAAAGCATTAAAGAGGTCAGGGAAAAGACGGCTTTTAGGAATAGCTTCTGCTGCTGCAGCTGTTGCATTAATCGTTATATTAAATATACTGCGGCCTTTTGGAAAATTGGATATGGTCTATGCCATGGAGAAGGCATTTCAGGAAGTAAAAGCTTATCATGGGGTTCTTCAGGTTGTAGAAACTAATGCACAGGGAAAATCTGTAGTGCAGTCAAAAATTGAAGTATGGGCTGATAAGGAAGGAAAATATTATGTTAAAGGGTTGGAAGGATCACAAAAGGATGTGATTACTGTAAACAATGGACAAAAGAAGTGGCAGATTCAGCCCGGGCAAAAGGAAGTAGAGGTATTAGCTGCTTTTCCAGATCCCTATAGTTTTACATTTGAATTGGGCAAAGAGATAGATGACGTAAAAAATGCACTTGAAACTAAAATTGTAGGTGAGGAGAAAGTTTCAGGAAGAGCTGCTATTATAATGGAAGTAACTCCAAAGGGAGGAATCCCCTATAAAATATGGATTGATAAAGACACTAAAATGCCACTTCAAAAACAATCTGCCATGCAGTACTCCATTCAATATAAGGTATGCTATACAAATATAGATTTTATTGAAACCATTCCTAAGGAACTTTTAGCCTACAATGTACCAAAAGAGTTTAAAGAAATAGATACGAATACAGAGCAAATTGTAAATAGTCTGGAAGATGTTAAAGAAATCTTGAGGTTTACACCTACAATACCTGAAGATGTACCATCATCATTTGTTCAAAACAATATATCCATAGTAAATGATGCTAAAGTTGTTAAAATAAATTATACCTCTAAAGATAACAAAAAGAAGGTTGTGATTTTACAAAAAAAATCTGATAGTGAATTTAAGCCAGCATCTATGGCAGCTTTAGGAAAGGTAAACAACAATATAGCAGAAATTCAATCGCCTATACAAAGTGAGGCAGGAGTTCTTCAAGGACAAGGAGCTTATGCAGATATAACAGGTATAAGTTCGGTTAGGTGGAAGCAAGATGGCTTTGAATATGCTGTCGTTGGAAACACTTATTTAGAAGAGTTAGAAGTATTCATAAAGGGGTTAACTAGTGGTATAGTTGATATATCATCAAAAGAACAGTCATCAGATAAACCACAAATTGAAGTTCCTGTTGATTTAAAAGTAGAAGAACAGGAACAGAGAAATGTGGATGTAGGACATTCACCATGGAAATTAGATCCTGTTTTTGTAGCTCAGGTTTTCGCAAGTTTAAAAATTTCACCTGAAGGTATTCAAGGAGAGTATCCTATTAAATATGAAGAATTAAAGATGATTGAAAATACCGGCAAAGAGGCAATTGTAGAGGTAGGCGGAGATAAAACCACTATAAAAAGAGTGTATTTAAAAAGACTTATAAGAGAAGATAATACAGGAATATGGACTGTAGTTGGATATGACCCATTGAAAAATCAATAA